The DNA window GTTCTCGTTCTGGCGTCACGAGTCCCGGAAGGACCTCGCTGTGCCAGGGGGCCCGAAAGCCTCTACCAATACGAGAAAAAGAATGCACTACGGTAATTAGAGAGTGATTGGGAGAAGATTAGACTTTCAAAGAAATGTTTTTTCTATATCACCCATAGGCTCCGCTTATCAGTAACTATGGATTGTCTTATGGCAGCCATAGCCAGCAAGTCTTAAGCCATTATGCCCCAAGCAGGTCGTAGAGCGATACAAACCGAGCTAGTTAAGCTCAATGTCGCCGGAGCCGGTATGCAGGTCCAGCAAGACGCCGCCATTTCCTACTTTGCCCTGAATGTGTTTGCGCGAGAGCTGGCCTTGCATGGTGACCGGCCGCTTGATGTCCAGCGTGCCCGAAGTCGTCCTGGCGTCCAGGTTAAAGTTGGCCTGGGAAGGAACGTGCAATTTGATATTGCCCGAACCCGCGCCCAGCCGCCAGTCATGGGTGGGTTCGCCTTCGGCATGGATGTCACCGCTGCCGGTGTCGGCGCGCAGGCCGCCTTTCAAGCCGTACAGCTTGATGTTGCCTGAGCCCGCTGCCGCCCGCACGTCGCCCGCCGAGACCTGGTGCATTTCAATGTTGCCGCTACCGGAGTTGGCCACAATTTCCCCGGCCACGCCTTCCGCGCGAATGTTGCCGCTGCCGGTCTGGGCGGAAAGAGCTCCCTTGATGGAGTTGATCTTCAAGTCTCCGGAACCGGACTCAATGCGCGCGCTGCTGCCGACGTTGTCCACCGTGATGTTTCCGGAGCCGGTTTTTGCCGTGAGCGAAAGCTGCACACCGCTGATCCACTGATCGCCTGATCCGGTGCGCGAAGTCAGCTTGGTCTGGGCCGGCACGGTGAGTTCGTAATCAATGGAGACGTTGCGCGTCAGTTCGTGGTCCTCGATCCGCCCAATGTGGATGATGCTCCCCTGCTGCTCCACCGGAGGGTTCTGTTCAATCTTGCGGATCTTGTCTTCAATATTGCCGCCGCCGAAGAGCCAGGAACTGGAGTTGCTGCCGTGGAGTTTGGCCCTGACCTCCACCGTGCTGCCGTTGCCGGTTCGCACGGTGATGTTGCCCGATCCGGTGGTGACCTCCAGGGTCACTTCGCCGGAAACCTGCAGCGTGCGCTCAAAGTGGCCGGTCGCGGCCGCGTGGGCGGGAATGGCGCTCATCGCCAGACCCAGAAGCGCCAGGACCAAGTAAGGGGCAAAGCTGATTTTCGTCGTCTTCATATTCCCTCCGTGCAAGCCTGTTTTGAGATCTTACTGCAGGATCACCTGCGCTCCTTCTTTCAACCCGGAGAGCAGTTCTGTCTTGGAGCCGTTGGAGATGCCCACCGCGACGTCCACTTTTTTCCTGCCATCTTTCTTGGCTGGGTCCGGCACTTCCACGGACGCTTTGCGGTCTTTGTCATAGATGAGCGCGGCCTCCGGGACCATCAGCACGCCTTTGTGCTCTTCCAGAATGATCTCCGCGTTGGCCGTCATCTGCGATTTCAGTTCGCCCTTGGAGTTGTCAATGGAGACGCGCACTTCAAACGTGGTTACGTTGTCTTTTTCCACGCCCATGGGTGAGATCTTGGTGACTTTGCCGGAGAACGTGCGGTCTTTGTAGGACTCCACTTTGATCCGCGCCGGCTGGTTGAGAAATACCTTGCCGATGTCGCTCTCATCCACTTTGCCCTTCACGTAAACTTCGCGCGTGTCGCCCAGAGTCATCACCAGCGTGGCGGAAGAGCCCAGGACCAGAATCGAACTGACCGCGCTACCCACTTCCACGTCACGCGAGAGGACCACGCCGTCAATGGGCGAGACGATGGTGGAGTTTCGATACTCTTCTTCCTTCTCCGCCAACTGCGCCCGGGATTGCGCCACCTGCGCCTGCATCTGCCGCACCTTGGCCGCGGCGGAAATCACGTTGGCTTTGCCTAGATGCTGCTTGTTCACCGCCAGTTCGTAGTTCCTCTGAGCGTCATCCAGGGCGGAAGGGGAAACTACGCCGTCTTTAGCCATGGTCTGTGCGCGTTCGTAGGCACGCTTGAGCGTGGGAACGTCAGGGCCTTCCGCGTCCACCTTGGCGCGGTCCAGGTCGGCTTCAGCAGCGTGCGCGGCGGCTTCCGCGGCTTCCAGCGAGGCTTTGATTTGGTTTACCTGCGCCAGAATCTGCTGCTTATCAAGCTCCGCCAGCACCTGGCCTTTTTTGACCGGCTCGCCATACTCCACCAGGAGCTTTTCTACAATCCCGCTGGCCTTGGATTTGAGCTCAACCTTGGTGATGGGCTCAATCTTGCCGGTGGCCACTACGTTCTTGGCCAGGTCGCCCTTTTCCACTTTCGCCAGCTTGGATGCGTCAATCTTGGTGCCGCCGCGGCTGGCGGCGACGAAGATGAATGTGCCCAGAACAATGATGCCGATGCCACCGCAGATATAAAGACGACGCCTGCTCTTTTTCTTGCCATTGCCGTTTGCCACAGAAAAACCCCCTGATCGGTTGGCTCTCAGATAGTGAATACGCCGGGTAAAGGAGACTGGTTCCAGGAAAGGCCGACAAAATTGGCCTTAGAACACCCGTTAGACGTCCGGACAACCAAAAGGACAGCAGATGCTGAAGAAAACACTGGACTTCCGGGCGTCCAGGAGCACGGCCCGGCAGTGTATGATTTTACTTCTATGGTCACCCTGGTGCTGCTGAGGATCATACTGGTGGTCCTGCTGGTGGCAGCCAACGCCTTCTTTGTCGCGGCTGAGTTCGCCATGCTCAGCGTCCGCGATACCCGCATCCATCAACTGATTGAGATGCGCCGCCTGGGCGCCCGCGCTGTGCAGAAAATCCAGCAACATCTGGACGAGTTCCTCCCCGCCGTGCAGTTTGGCGTTACGCTGTGCAGTCTTGGACTGGGCTGGGCCGGCGAGGGCACCTTGGCCGCCATCATCCAACCCTGGCTGGGCGCCGTGCCTTACGCCAAGTATTACGCTCATGGCATCGCCGCGGCCCTGGCCTTTGCCGTCATCACCTACTTTCTGGTCATTCTGGGCGAACTGGTGCCCAAATCGCTGGCCCTGGAACGCGCCGAGCGTATGGCGCTGGCCGTAGCCGGTCCCATGGAAGTCTTCATCACCGCGGCGCGCCCCTTCCTGGTGCTGATGAACAAGTCCGCCAATCTGGTGCTGCGCGGATTTGGATCGCGGCTGCGTCGCGATGGCGGCGCCCACTCGGCCGACGAGCTCAAGCTGATCGTCACCGCCAGCCGGCGTTTGGGACTGCTGCCGGAAAGCGAAGAAGAGATGATCCACCACGCGCTGGATCTGGGCAGCCTGGCGGTGCGCGAAGTCATGGTGCCTCGCCACAATATTTTTTCCCTTCCCGCGGACATGCCCCTGGAAGAGGCCATGACCAAAGTGGTGGAAGAACAGCATTCCCGCGTGCCCGTGTTTGATCCGGAGAAAGGCACGGAAAACATTATTGGGCTGCTGTACTCCAAAGACCTTTCCCGCTTCATGCTTATGCGCCTGGCCGCCGGCTTGACCTTCAGCCAGAAGCCGTCAGGATTGAAAGTCCGCAACATCATGCGCGAAGTCCTGTTTGTTCCCGAAGCCAAGACGGTGGCCGACCTGCTGGAAGAATTTCAATCGCGCAAACGCCATCTGGCAATTGTGGTGGACGAGTTCGGCTCCACGACCGGCCTGGTCAGCGTGGAAGACGTGCTGGAACAACTGGTGGGCGAGCTGGAAGACGAATTCGACGTGGCCCAGCGTCCCGCGGTGTCTTTGGCGTCCGGGGCGGTGGTGCTGGAGGGCTCGTCGAAAATCCGCGACCTGGAAGTGCAATACGACATCGTTTTGCCGCGCGACCAGGGCTTTGAGACCCTGGCCGGCTTTGTCATGGCCCAGCTGGGCCGCATCCCCAAAGGCGGCGAGACCCTGGAGTTCGCCGGACGCCGTTTTACCATCTTGCAGATGGAAGGCCGCCGCATCGGACACGTGAAGATTGAGAGCGCGCACCAGTTGGAATCGGCAAGCTGATGCTCTTATTTTACATCCCGAGCGGAGCGAGGGATCCCTATGTTCTCGTGAACGCGGGGCAAGTATTTAAGTCGCAGCAACACATCCACCAACGGTGGAGGTACGAAAAGAGTTAGCCCAAGCGTTCCGCTACGTTTCCGATGTCGCGCGATGTCGGCGATCACGCGCGATCACGGCGATCTCTCACCCGGTTCTCCTGATTTCCTTAATGCCAACTTGAAGCCGCCGGCGCAGCAGCGCTCGCAGAGTTGCGCCGTCTGCGTATCCCACGCGAGCGGCAACTTCGTCCACGGTCGCGCTGCCCGTCTTCAAGAGATGCACCGCATGCTCCACCCGCAAGCTCTGGAAATAAGAGAGCGGCGACTTTCCCAGCACGCTCTGCATGTGGCGCGCGAGTGTTCGCTTGCTGGATCCAGTGGCTTTGGCCGCGTCATCCAGCGAAAACCCCTTGCTCAATCTGGCGCGGGCCCAAGCTTCGAAGCGTTGGACCAAGGGATCTGCGTGGACCAGGTGATCGGTCAGTGAATAAGCGGACTGCGACGGGCGGGAATCGACGATGAGATATTTCGCGGTGAGAGAAGCCAGCTGCGGACTCACTCCCCGAATCAGCCATAGAGCAAGATCCATATGGCTCAGCGCCGCCCCGGCAGTCACAAAGCGGTCTGATTTTACGATCATGTTCGATTCCTCCAGCAACACGTTCGGGTATCGCTTGCGAAACAGCGGCGCCAGCCACCAGGTTGTGGTCGCGCGCTGATGATCGAGCAGACCGGACTCCGCCATGACAAAGGTCCCGATGCATGCGGCCGTCATGGTTGCGCCGCGGCGGGACCACCGTTGCAGCGCAGCGCCGGCAGCCCGGATGTCCGGCCGGGCAAGCGCATTTTCCAAGGGACCGGGCATCTTGAATCCAATCGCGGGGACCACGACGCAGTCAGGCGTCCGCGCGTCAATGGCGCTAACGGGAACGCTGAGGCCTTGCGATGTTTTAATGGCCTTGCGCACCCCCACAATTTTCAGATCAAATCGTGGCACAGCAAGACCGGCGACCTCAATCAATTCGTTTGCGGTCTGGAATGCGTCGAGTACCGCCGAGAGGCCCAAATCAAAGACGCCATCGAGTACAAGCACGTTGATTCGCATGGCAATAATGATATCAAAGATGGCATTCTTGCCTCTAGCATAAAAACGCCCCGGTACGTAGTCTCGCACCAGGCCGACATTTCGGCTAAGGAGAATTGAAAATGATTAAGATTGGATTGTTTGTACGCCTTGAAGCGAAACCCGGAAAGGAAAAAGAGGTTGCCGCCTTCCTGAACCAAGGTCTTCAAATGGCAAATCAGGAAGCGACCACTCCGCTGTGGTTCGCGCTGCGCCTGGGCCCATCCACCTTCGGCGTATTCGATGCGTTTGCCGATGAATCAGGAAGGCAAGCCCACCTCAACGGGCCCATTGCCAAGGCACTCTTTGCCATCGCCCCGGAGCTGTTGGCCGTGCCGCCTTCCATCGAGAAGCATGAGATTCTGGGAGCCAAGCTTCCGCAGGAGGTGGCCGTCGGCTAAAAGTGTTGTTGCTGCCAGGGCGGCTCCAGGCCGCCCCGACAACACACAATCGGCCGCTGTACGACTGCACCGGTTCGTTGACGGGAGACTCATGCGATAACATGTTTCCCGGCCACCATGCTCCGCTACATCGCAACCCGGCTGCTGTACACCATCCCCGTGCTGTGGCTGGTGGTCTCCGTCGTGTTCCTGCTGATCCACTTGGTGCCCGGCGATCCCATCCAGCAGATGCTGGGCGAGGGCGCGTCCGCCGCGGACATGCAGGCCGCTCGCCATGCCTACGGGCTGGACGTCCCCGTGGGACAGCAATACCTCAATTACTGGAAGGGCGTGCTGCACGGCGACCTGGGACGCTCCCTGCGCTTTGACCAGCCGGTGGCGCGCATGGTGGCGCAACGCTATCCGCAGACGCTGCAGTTGACCGTGGCCGCGATGCTGGTTGCTCTGCTGATTTCCATTCCTGCCGGCGTGCGTTCGGCGCGGCGCCGCAACCGCTGGGACGACCGCGCGCTCAGCTTCGTCAGCCTGCTGGGCCTGTCCTTCCCCAATTTCGCGCTGGGGCCAATTTTGATTTTATTTTTCTCGATTCAACTGGGCTGGCTGCCGGTCTCCGGCTCCGGCACGCTGGCGCATCTCGTTCTTCCGGCGGTGACCATGGGCGCGTCGCTGGCGGCGATCCTCACGCGCATGGTCCGCACCGCGATGCTTGAAGAGCTGAGCCAGGATTACATCCGCACTGCACGCGCCAAGGGCCTTTCCGAGCGCGCCGTGGTCTACAAACACGCGCTGCGCAACGCGCTGGTGCCGGTGCTGACGGTGGTGGGCTTGCAGTTTGGGGCATTACTCGCAGGAGCAATCGTTACCGAAACCATCTTCTCCTGGCCCGGCATCGGACGGCTGACCATCACGGCCATCGGCAACCGCGATTACTACCTGGTGCAAGGCTGCATCCTGATGATCGGCCTGACTTACCTGGCGGTGAACTTCATGACCGATTTCTTTTATTCGTTGGCGAACCCGAGGATCAGGCAGTAGCTTTTTCTTTATCCCGAGCGTTCTTGCTTGAGGGCCACTGGCCCGAAACCCTGAGCGTAGCCGAAGGGGAGGGATCCCTATATGCATAAATGATGCGTCATCCCGAGTAGCGACGAGGGACCTTGCGATTGAGGCTCCAAATTGACCTGACTTCAACACAAGGTCCCTCACCCCTATTCGGGCGCTGACGACGGCGCGCCCTCATCCACGGGGTTCGGGATGACGGCGTGGTCTTAAGCAATCAGGATAACTTCGGCGGTAAGCGAGCCACTCACAATCTCCATCCTCCCCACACTCACCTCCAGCTTGAACCTTCGCGGCCCCGCGCTGCCCGGATTGAAATACAGCACGCTGTCTTTGACTTCCTGCTTGGGCTGGTGGGAGTGGCCGCTGATCACCGCAGCGAAGCCGGCGGCTTTCGGATTCAGGTCGAGCGAGTTGACGTCATGCAGGATGTAGATCACCACTCCGCCCAGTTCGACGACTTCCGTCTCGGCAAAGCGCCGCGCCCAGGGTTGCGTATCCACGTTGCCGCGGATGGCCGTGACCGGCGCAATTTTCTCTAGCGCAGGAACAATTGCCGGATCGCCGATGTCGCCTGCGTGAATGATGTGCTCCGATCCGCGCAGAAGCTCCACGGCTTCCGGCCGCAGGAGCCCGTGCGTGTCAGAGATAACGCCGATGAGCATGAGGAGAACTTGTGAGTTTCAAGTGTGCCGCCTAAAGGGGCTCTGCTTTCGTTGAGAACGCTTACCCAGGCCTGACGGCCTGGGCTACCATTATGTCGCGCCTGAAGGCGCTCGCAGCGCCGCAAAAGATGCACTTTGCTCGCTACAGACAACCCACCAGATAGGTTTCCTCCGTGTCTCCGTGCCTCCGTGGTGAGATTTAGGCCAATTGCCAATGACTAATTGCCAATTGCTGCTACAGCCCCGCTTCAATCCTCGATCTTGGGTCCATGTAGTCGCGCAGGGCGTCGCCGATGAAGTTAAACGACAGCACAGCCAGCATCACGGCGGCGGCAGGGAAGAGCACCAGGTGCGGCGCGTCGAACAGGTGCGCGCGGCCGTCATTCAACATGGAGCCCCAACTTGCCGTGGGTGGGGGAACGCCCAGGCCGAGAAAACTCATCGTCGCTTCCGCCAGCACCGCGCCGGCCATGCCGATGGCCGCCTGCACAATCACCGGCTGGATCACGTTGGGCAGGATATGGCGGGTGACGATGCGCCAGTCGCTGGCGCCCAGCGCCCGCGCGGCTTCCACGAACTCGCGTTCTTTCATCGCCAGCACTTGGCCGCGGACCAGGCGCGCGTAGCCCACCCATCCGCCGATACACAAAGCCAGAATCAGGTTGAAGATGCCCGGCCCCAGGAACGCTACAAAGGCGATGGCCAAAAGAATTCCTGGAAAAGAGAGAAAGGCATTCATCAGCACGACGTTGAAAAACTTGTCGGCAAATCCGCCGTAGTATCCGGCGATGGAACCGATGATCAGCCCCAGCAGGAGCGATCCTGCCACCACGCTGCTGCCGACGAGCATGGAGATGCGCGCGCCGTAGATTACGCGGGAGAAGATGTCGCGGCCCAGTTCGTCGGTGCCGAACCAGTGCGCCGCGTTCGGTGGTTGCAGACGCGACGGCAGATCAATGTTGCTGGGGTCCTGCGGGGCGATCCACGGACCAAAGATCGCCAGCACCACAAACAGCGCCACCAGCACCATGCCGGCTCCGGCCAGCTTGTTGTGCCGTCCGAGCGAGGTTGCGGTGGTCCAGGTGGATGTGGCGGCCATGGAAAACCAGTTAACCACAAAGGACACAAAGGTTCACAAAGAAATAGGCGAACCAGAGACCTTCGTGCTCCTTCGTGTCCTTTGTGGTTTGAGTTCTTATTTCGCGACGGCTTGTCGCACGACTCTCTTCAGCGTCTTCACGAACACTTCATTCTGTTCCGGCGTACCTACGGTGACGCGGATGCCGTTGCGGATGCCCCATGGCACCAGTGAACGCACGATCACGCCTTCGGCCTGCATGCGTTTGGCGAAGGCGTTGGCGTCCTCATCAATTTCAAAATAGATGAAGTTGGCGCTGGTGGGGACGGCGCGCAGCCCCAGTTCGGCAAAGTACGGCATGAGCCATGCGGCGCCCTCGGCGTTGTTTTCCACCGTCTTGCGGATGTGGGCTTCATCGCGAATGGCGGCCAGCCCGGCGGCCTCGGCCACCACGGAAACAGAAAACGAACTGCGCACGCGTGCGAAGTATTGCAGCAGTTCCGGATTGCCGCAACCGTATCCCAAGCGAAGCCCGGCCAGTCCGTGGGCTTTGGAGAACGTTCGCAAAACTAGAACGTTGGCGCGCCCGGCGCGGACGTAATCCAGCGATCGCGTGTAGGTGATGCCGCGCTGTGCGGCGAAGTAGCTGGCAAAGTCGTAATACGCTTCGTCCATGACGACCAGCACGTGGTCGGGCATGCGGCGCAGGAAGTTTTCCGTGGCGTCCGCGTCAAACATCGTCCCTGTGGGATTGTTGGGGTTGGCCAGGATGACCACGCGCGTCTGGTCGTTGATGGCCGCGGCGATGGCATCCAGATCGTAAGCGTCATGGCGCAAGGGAGTGGTGATCAGCTCAGCGCCGGCGGCGCGGGTCACAATCGGGTAGCTGATGAATGACCGCTCGCTGGTAATGCAGTTCAGCCCCGGCGCCAGCAGCGTGCGCGCCAGAATGTCCAGCAGGCCGAGCGAGCCATCAGCCAGGAATATCTGCTCCTGCGCCAGTTGATGGCGGCGCGCCAGCTCCATGCGCAAGTCCGTTGCGTCATTATCAGGATAGAGGTTGACCAGCGGCGCGGCTTCGCGGATGGCGGCAATCGCCAGCGGCGAAGGTCCAAAAGGATTTTCATTGGAGGCCAGCTTGATCATGGCCACGCCCGACTCGCGCTGCGCCTGGCGAAGCGCTTTGCCCGGCACGTAACCGGTGAGGGAACGTATGTGAGGCGAGACGAGATCGAGAACTGTCTTCTTCATTCCATGAGAAGTGTTACAGAGTTTTGTATCACGAATGCTACGGGCTTAGCTATCCCAGGTGGAAGTTAGCGCGACTTTCGCGGATGTTTGCCTGCGTGGCCAGGCCCGGAACTGGGGCCCGGGCCGGCGCCGGGACGACGCCCGGCATTCTGGCGAGGCCCAGCATTCTGTCGAGGGCCCGCACCCTGGCGCGGTCCGGCGCCCTGCCGCGGACCGGTGCCTTGCCGCGGACCGCTGCTTTGCCGAGGTCCCGTACCCTGTCGCGGCCCACTGCCTGGCCGCGGCCCACTGCCTTGGCGAGAGCCTGGGCGTTGATGAGGTCCTTGACGAGTTCCAAAGGCCGGACGAGATCCCGCGTTTTGCCGAGGTCCGATGTTTGGGCGAAGTCCCGTGCTTTGCTGAGGTCCTTTGCTTGGGCGAAGTCCAGCGCCTTGCCGAACGTCCGCGCTTTGCCGAGGCCCAGTGCTCGGACCAGGGCCGATGCCTTGACGAGGCCCGGTGCTCGGACGAACGCCCGTGCCTTGATGCGTTCCAATGCTCGGACGCGCGCCAGTGTCTTGGCGACGTCCAGCGCTCTGACGTGGCCCAGTGCTTTGCCGACGGCCAGTGCTCTTGCGCTGCCCGCTGCCCGGAGGCAGCCAGCGCTGCTTCCGTTCCAGGCGCTGCGGTTCTTTGGGTAACTGCTTTTCGCCGGGCCGGCGCAGCGTGGCGATCTCGCGCAGCGTGAGTTCGCGATACGCGCCGGGCTCCACGTCCAAGGTGAGCGCGCCGTAGCGTATGCGTTTGATCTTTTCCACGTGGTGGCCAATTTCTTCAAACATCCGGCGAATCTGGCGGTTTTTGCCTTCAATCAGCGTGACTTCATACCACGGGTTGTTGCCTTCCCGGGTCAGTTGCACATGGGCCGGCGCGGTGCGCTCCGCGTGCATGGAGCGGTAGCCGGGCTTAGGGCTCAGCTTGAGGCCGCGCCGCAGTTTTTCAACGTCGTCCGCTTTGGGCTGGCCGGAGACCTTGACCAGATAGGTTTTCGCCACGTGCGACGCGGCGCTCATGAGATGGTTCGCCAGCGCTCCGTCATTGGTCATCAGCAGCAGGCCTTCGCTCAGGTAGTCCAGCCGGCCGACGGGATATATGCGCGCTCCCGCTTGCTTCACCAGGTCCATCACCGTGGGGCGGCCCTCAGGATCAGAGACGGTGGTCACGTAGCCCTTGGGTTTGTTCAGCAGAAGATAGACATGGCGTTCCGCGCCGTGGAGCAATTTGCCGTCAACTTTGATGTGGTCGGTTGCCAGGTCAGCCTTGCTGCCGAGCGCAGTGACCACCTGCCCGTTCACGGTGACGCGTCCCTGGGTGATCAACTCTTCGGCGTGGCGGCGCGAGGCGATCCCCGCCGCGGCAATGATTTTCTGCAATCGCTCAGCGGGCACTCAGCCTCCGGTACTTTCTGATGCCACCTCGCCGGCGACTTGTTCATCGGTCTCGGTGTGGCGTGGGTCGGAAGAAACCGTGGGTTCGGTCACGTTCTGCGGGACCTCGGCCCGGTCCTCCGCCATTTGTTCCACGCCGGAGTCAGGCATGCCGGTAGCGTCGGCGATGGCTGCATCGCGCGCGAACATTTCGTCCTGCAGCTCTCCGGCAGCCAGCTTTTCAAACTCTTCCAGGCTGGGCAACTCGCTCAGGTCTTTGAGGCCAAAGCGCAAAAGAAAATCCTTGCTGGTTTTGTACAGCATGGGGCGGCCGACCACGGCCTTGCGGCCGGCGGTGGTGATCAGCTTGCGCTCCAGCAGCGTGCCGATGACGCCGCTGGCGTCCACGCCGCGAATGTCGCCGATCTCCGGCACCGTCACCGGCTGCTTGTAGGCGATCACCGCCAGGGTCTCCAGCGCCTGCAATGACAAGCGGATCGGCGGCTTCAAGCTCTTGGAAAACGCCCGCACCACATCATGATGCTCCGGCTTGGTGGACATGCGATATCCGCCGGCTACCTCGCGCACTTCAATCCCGCGGTCTTCTGCCTGGTAGCTGGCGATCAACTCTTCCAGGTACGGCTTGAGCAGGGCGCGCAGCTCGGCTTTCTCAGTTCTTTCTTTTTTGTCTTTGCCCGGCTTGCTTTGACCCGGCTTAGTTTGGCTCGGCTGGTCTTTTCCTGCGGAGTGCTCTTCGAAAGTAGCCGCAGCATCTTCCTCTTCGACGGCGCCCAGATGGTCGTCCGCCTGTGCAGGATGAGGCTCCATGGGCGAATACTCCGGCGCGGGCGCGGTCTTCAGCGCCAGCAGGTCGTCGCGCAACAGGGCGACCATCTGGTCCAGCGTGATGGGCTCTTCCGCTGCGTAGATCAGTGCTTCGAGTTGGGCTTTGATGGACATGGGAAATCAGCACTTAGTAATTAGCAATTGGCAATTAGCTTGTGCGCCTTTGGCCACCACTATCCTCTGTTCTCTTTGAAATGGCCTGGCTAATTGCCAGTTGCTAATTGCTATTTGCTATTTGCCCTACCTCCAATCATCTCTCACCGCGACGCCTTCTCCCATGATGGTGTCAAACAGGGGATGCTTTTTCAGCAGGATGTCGCCGAACGTCCGCTCCTGCCGCAGCAGCACCGCCTGTAGCCGCACCAGTTCCAGCAGCGCCAGAAACGATGAGATGAGCGCATTTCGCGACGAGATGTGCTGCAGCAGTCGCTTCAAGCGGATGGGCCGATCTTCCATCAGCAGGCGGCGGCGAAAGTATTCGATCATCTGGCCAACGGTGACGGTATCTTCGTCCACGCTCAGGACCGGGCGGTTGCGGGCGCGTTCCAGAATCTCCTGGAACGTGCGCACCAAGTCCACCACGTCGGCCGCGAGTTCCGGTTCGGTGCCTTCCGCGTCGCGGAATTCCTTGAGCGACGGGTTGCTCACCACGGCGTCTTCAATTTGCTGCTTCTGCATCAGCATCTGCGCGGCATTCTTGAACTTCTCATGCTCCAGCAGCCGGGACACCAGTTCGTCGCGCGGGTCTTCCAGTTGGCCTTCCGCCAGTTCGGGGTCGCGCGGCAGCAGCATCTTGCTCTTGATGTGAATCAGCAGCGACGCCATGTAGATGAACTCAGCGGCCACGTCCACGTCCAGGTGCTTCAGGTTCTCCACGTATCCCAGGTACTGGGCCGTGATCTTGGCGATGGGGATATCGTAGATATCAATGTCCTGCTTGCGGATCAGGTCCAGCAACAGGTCCAGCGGCCCATCGTAAATCTGGCCCACGGTGACGGCGAAAGGGAACTCGCTGGTCTGGGGACGGGCGGATTGGGTAGATTCTGCCATTTGGTAATTGGGTAATTTCGTAATTTGGTAATTGCCGGAACACGACAATCGCGTAGGTTCCTCGGGATTTCGGCGAAACAAATTACCCGATTACCAAATTACTCAATTACAAAATCTGGTTACTCAATTCTAAATGCTTTCCGCGCCCAGACGAACGTCCGGCCTGTGGATTACGTGGCTTTTTTCTGCTTGCACTGCGGCGGCTATTGCAGCGAACTCAAGTCCCCTTCGTACTGTTGAATGGCGACGTCGCCCTGGCTGGTGGATAGCAGCACGCCGCCGGCGGACTTCGTCAGCTCGATGACCACTTTGCCGTCGTCGCGGGGGAATTGCTTCCAATGTTCCTGCACAAGTTTGGGAGGCAGGATATAGTCGTGCAGATAGCGGTCAGCGTCCTGGGCCAGCAAGGCCAGCACGTTCAGCGAGC is part of the Terriglobia bacterium genome and encodes:
- a CDS encoding DUF4097 domain-containing protein, translated to MKTTKISFAPYLVLALLGLAMSAIPAHAAATGHFERTLQVSGEVTLEVTTGSGNITVRTGNGSTVEVRAKLHGSNSSSWLFGGGNIEDKIRKIEQNPPVEQQGSIIHIGRIEDHELTRNVSIDYELTVPAQTKLTSRTGSGDQWISGVQLSLTAKTGSGNITVDNVGSSARIESGSGDLKINSIKGALSAQTGSGNIRAEGVAGEIVANSGSGNIEMHQVSAGDVRAAAGSGNIKLYGLKGGLRADTGSGDIHAEGEPTHDWRLGAGSGNIKLHVPSQANFNLDARTTSGTLDIKRPVTMQGQLSRKHIQGKVGNGGVLLDLHTGSGDIELN
- a CDS encoding efflux RND transporter periplasmic adaptor subunit, giving the protein MANGNGKKKSRRRLYICGGIGIIVLGTFIFVAASRGGTKIDASKLAKVEKGDLAKNVVATGKIEPITKVELKSKASGIVEKLLVEYGEPVKKGQVLAELDKQQILAQVNQIKASLEAAEAAAHAAEADLDRAKVDAEGPDVPTLKRAYERAQTMAKDGVVSPSALDDAQRNYELAVNKQHLGKANVISAAAKVRQMQAQVAQSRAQLAEKEEEYRNSTIVSPIDGVVLSRDVEVGSAVSSILVLGSSATLVMTLGDTREVYVKGKVDESDIGKVFLNQPARIKVESYKDRTFSGKVTKISPMGVEKDNVTTFEVRVSIDNSKGELKSQMTANAEIILEEHKGVLMVPEAALIYDKDRKASVEVPDPAKKDGRKKVDVAVGISNGSKTELLSGLKEGAQVILQ
- a CDS encoding hemolysin family protein, with translation MVTLVLLRIILVVLLVAANAFFVAAEFAMLSVRDTRIHQLIEMRRLGARAVQKIQQHLDEFLPAVQFGVTLCSLGLGWAGEGTLAAIIQPWLGAVPYAKYYAHGIAAALAFAVITYFLVILGELVPKSLALERAERMALAVAGPMEVFITAARPFLVLMNKSANLVLRGFGSRLRRDGGAHSADELKLIVTASRRLGLLPESEEEMIHHALDLGSLAVREVMVPRHNIFSLPADMPLEEAMTKVVEEQHSRVPVFDPEKGTENIIGLLYSKDLSRFMLMRLAAGLTFSQKPSGLKVRNIMREVLFVPEAKTVADLLEEFQSRKRHLAIVVDEFGSTTGLVSVEDVLEQLVGELEDEFDVAQRPAVSLASGAVVLEGSSKIRDLEVQYDIVLPRDQGFETLAGFVMAQLGRIPKGGETLEFAGRRFTILQMEGRRIGHVKIESAHQLESAS
- a CDS encoding helix-turn-helix domain-containing protein; the encoded protein is MRINVLVLDGVFDLGLSAVLDAFQTANELIEVAGLAVPRFDLKIVGVRKAIKTSQGLSVPVSAIDARTPDCVVVPAIGFKMPGPLENALARPDIRAAGAALQRWSRRGATMTAACIGTFVMAESGLLDHQRATTTWWLAPLFRKRYPNVLLEESNMIVKSDRFVTAGAALSHMDLALWLIRGVSPQLASLTAKYLIVDSRPSQSAYSLTDHLVHADPLVQRFEAWARARLSKGFSLDDAAKATGSSKRTLARHMQSVLGKSPLSYFQSLRVEHAVHLLKTGSATVDEVAARVGYADGATLRALLRRRLQVGIKEIRRTG
- a CDS encoding antibiotic biosynthesis monooxygenase — encoded protein: MIKIGLFVRLEAKPGKEKEVAAFLNQGLQMANQEATTPLWFALRLGPSTFGVFDAFADESGRQAHLNGPIAKALFAIAPELLAVPPSIEKHEILGAKLPQEVAVG
- a CDS encoding ABC transporter permease, with the translated sequence MLRYIATRLLYTIPVLWLVVSVVFLLIHLVPGDPIQQMLGEGASAADMQAARHAYGLDVPVGQQYLNYWKGVLHGDLGRSLRFDQPVARMVAQRYPQTLQLTVAAMLVALLISIPAGVRSARRRNRWDDRALSFVSLLGLSFPNFALGPILILFFSIQLGWLPVSGSGTLAHLVLPAVTMGASLAAILTRMVRTAMLEELSQDYIRTARAKGLSERAVVYKHALRNALVPVLTVVGLQFGALLAGAIVTETIFSWPGIGRLTITAIGNRDYYLVQGCILMIGLTYLAVNFMTDFFYSLANPRIRQ
- a CDS encoding metallophosphatase family protein, whose product is MLIGVISDTHGLLRPEAVELLRGSEHIIHAGDIGDPAIVPALEKIAPVTAIRGNVDTQPWARRFAETEVVELGGVVIYILHDVNSLDLNPKAAGFAAVISGHSHQPKQEVKDSVLYFNPGSAGPRRFKLEVSVGRMEIVSGSLTAEVILIA